One Pradoshia eiseniae DNA segment encodes these proteins:
- the mcrC gene encoding 5-methylcytosine-specific restriction endonuclease system specificity protein McrC, whose translation MIKDKSIYIQNIYYMLSYAYQCLQQKQYEQIKTEPFDNIQDLFAAILAIGIAGQVKQGLHREYVDKEETLSSLRGKIDMSSSIKLKLQRKAQLACQFDELSENIELNRILKTTSMLLIRSNEVKRENKLKLKKVLIYFGHVDEIEPSFIRWDQLRYHRNNQSYRMLMNICFLVLDGLLLTTEKGDQKLATFLDNQKMSRLFEKFVLEYYRKHYPELRARPSQISWEVDDDIREFLPAMQTDIMLTYGEKTLIIDTKYYGQTMQTIAQFDSHTLRSNNLYQIYTYVKNKDRHHTGNVGGLLLYAKTDEDITLNHDYRMGGNKISVRALDLNRSFGEIATQLDEIVTRWIFEN comes from the coding sequence ATGATTAAGGATAAATCGATTTATATCCAAAACATTTATTATATGCTCTCCTACGCCTATCAATGCCTGCAACAGAAACAGTATGAACAAATCAAAACGGAACCGTTCGATAATATTCAGGATTTGTTCGCTGCTATACTAGCTATCGGGATTGCGGGCCAGGTGAAGCAAGGTCTGCACAGAGAATATGTCGACAAGGAGGAAACCTTATCCTCCTTGCGCGGAAAAATCGATATGTCTTCATCAATCAAGTTGAAGCTACAACGAAAAGCTCAGCTTGCCTGTCAATTTGACGAACTGTCCGAGAATATCGAGCTGAACAGAATCTTAAAAACAACGAGCATGCTGCTGATTCGCTCCAATGAAGTGAAGAGAGAGAATAAATTGAAGCTGAAAAAAGTATTAATCTATTTCGGCCATGTCGATGAAATTGAGCCTTCATTCATCAGATGGGATCAGCTAAGGTACCATCGGAACAACCAATCCTATCGGATGCTTATGAATATCTGTTTTTTAGTACTTGATGGACTGCTTCTGACAACGGAAAAGGGCGACCAAAAGCTCGCCACATTCTTGGATAATCAGAAAATGTCCAGGCTGTTTGAGAAGTTTGTGCTGGAATATTATCGCAAGCATTATCCTGAGCTGCGAGCAAGGCCCTCCCAAATTTCCTGGGAAGTAGACGATGATATCCGTGAATTCCTGCCGGCAATGCAGACCGATATCATGCTTACGTATGGAGAGAAGACGTTGATCATTGATACGAAATATTATGGACAAACGATGCAGACCATTGCGCAATTTGACAGCCATACACTCAGGTCCAATAATCTTTATCAAATTTATACGTATGTGAAAAACAAGGATAGACATCATACAGGCAATGTGGGCGGGTTATTGCTATATGCTAAAACAGATGAGGACATTACCCTGAATCATGATTATAGGATGGGTGGTAATAAGATTAGTGTGAGGGCATTGGATTTGAATCGGTCTTTTGGAGAGATTGCAACGCAGTTGGATGAGATTGTGACAAGGTGGATATTTGAGAATTAA
- a CDS encoding DUF927 domain-containing protein, translating into MDKIPLQENWKIPYPFSIVENELYRLEYKSLNGRIEESLKKISRNAPVVTKMYKHTERNDVFYEIFWENKGDLYYETISAGVLASKKELLKLADKGLSCNDTNAKYFVEYFDLFIGQNDIPKIEMTDRIGLIKGRFVHPLVEKNLKVLPNDIGEEQLLDSFQTKGTLEGWIHNVFNLVKNHPKAVLPVLASFASVILHEADLKPIVVDVSGTSSTGKSGLMRMCASVWGEPEKYVGTFNTTLVAIERRSTFLNSFPHILDDSNGANDSRFIQPMIYQYVNNTGKQRGSINGSQRTDSWSSLMITSGENEIVTYANAQGVPARVILITQFAFENVEADFLNKLYKSVKNNYGIIGIEFLKRWKSSRERYLNKFLEYEKEYLEVSNDNAVLKRLSRHYAFIVFTGHVLNELFRQEGFQVDLKALQQLYIEMNKLNNSADMPLLELQNALEEIDANRNKLYSDFEPHGSINAFYHNGEFYFAPAYLKERLGANEKQIRYLWMKRGFIMKFSNRGNDVDYKVIKKNKRSFRAVQVNKDIISKLGFDFS; encoded by the coding sequence ATGGATAAAATACCACTACAAGAAAACTGGAAGATACCATATCCCTTCTCGATAGTGGAGAATGAGCTTTATCGACTTGAATATAAGAGTCTGAATGGGAGGATAGAAGAGTCGTTAAAGAAAATAAGTAGAAATGCTCCTGTTGTTACCAAGATGTATAAGCATACAGAAAGAAATGACGTATTTTACGAGATATTTTGGGAAAACAAAGGAGATTTATACTACGAGACTATTTCGGCAGGTGTACTGGCCTCAAAGAAGGAACTATTGAAGTTGGCCGATAAGGGATTAAGCTGTAATGATACAAATGCAAAATACTTTGTAGAATACTTTGACCTCTTTATAGGGCAGAATGACATACCTAAGATTGAGATGACAGACAGGATTGGTTTAATAAAAGGTAGGTTTGTCCATCCATTGGTAGAAAAAAATCTAAAGGTATTACCAAATGACATTGGAGAGGAGCAATTATTGGACTCTTTCCAAACGAAAGGAACTCTCGAGGGGTGGATTCATAATGTATTCAACTTAGTTAAGAACCATCCTAAAGCAGTTCTCCCAGTATTAGCTTCGTTTGCCTCTGTCATTCTACATGAGGCTGATTTAAAACCGATAGTAGTAGATGTATCAGGCACATCAAGTACAGGGAAAAGTGGTCTTATGCGCATGTGTGCTTCAGTATGGGGTGAACCTGAAAAATATGTTGGTACATTTAATACAACACTTGTCGCGATAGAAAGACGTTCGACGTTTTTAAATTCATTCCCTCATATATTGGATGATTCAAATGGAGCTAATGATTCAAGATTTATTCAACCTATGATTTATCAATATGTAAATAATACTGGAAAGCAAAGAGGGAGTATAAATGGCAGCCAGCGCACAGACTCGTGGAGCTCCTTGATGATCACGTCTGGAGAAAATGAAATAGTGACTTATGCAAATGCCCAAGGGGTTCCGGCTAGGGTAATTCTTATTACACAATTTGCTTTTGAAAATGTTGAAGCAGACTTCTTAAACAAGCTCTATAAATCTGTTAAAAATAACTACGGAATTATAGGGATAGAGTTTCTAAAACGTTGGAAAAGTAGCCGGGAGCGGTATTTGAATAAATTCTTGGAATATGAAAAGGAGTATTTAGAAGTTAGTAATGATAATGCTGTATTAAAGAGACTATCTCGCCATTATGCTTTCATTGTCTTTACCGGACATGTGTTGAACGAGTTATTCCGTCAAGAAGGTTTTCAAGTTGATTTAAAGGCACTTCAACAACTTTATATAGAAATGAATAAGTTAAATAATTCAGCGGACATGCCTTTACTGGAGCTACAGAATGCACTAGAAGAAATTGATGCTAATCGAAACAAGCTTTATAGCGACTTCGAGCCCCATGGATCGATTAACGCTTTTTATCACAATGGAGAATTTTATTTTGCACCAGCCTATCTGAAAGAAAGGTTAGGAGCAAATGAAAAGCAGATCCGGTATTTGTGGATGAAAAGGGGGTTTATTATGAA
- a CDS encoding helix-turn-helix domain-containing protein, whose product MKYKKWGELLLITLKIDEEELKELYLQRVEEHLKELETDVFFMNSKQLSAYLNMSWKTIVTHLLYEDDFPKVRLGAKWLFNKKEVQEYMDKYYVEVRNNGGDFLSYKRRD is encoded by the coding sequence ATGAAATACAAAAAATGGGGTGAATTGCTTTTGATTACTTTAAAAATTGATGAAGAAGAATTAAAAGAATTATATCTTCAAAGAGTTGAAGAGCATTTAAAAGAATTAGAGACAGATGTGTTCTTCATGAATTCTAAACAGTTGTCCGCTTATTTAAACATGTCTTGGAAAACAATAGTCACACACCTTTTATATGAAGATGACTTTCCAAAAGTCCGGTTAGGTGCAAAATGGCTTTTTAATAAAAAAGAGGTCCAGGAATACATGGATAAGTATTATGTTGAGGTCCGAAATAATGGTGGGGATTTTTTGAGTTATAAGAGAAGGGACTGA
- a CDS encoding AAA family ATPase: MNSESLEQIISDYKKDFSRISSEEVYKWEAIQWFQERWDINAENFTEMLTNSFAKADNLLTARNYFPKGMLIEFSNKDSEAVRAMFLDLFDESKEVVERVDTFIRTSQNLLEKYGEESWKQHYQTANSISTYLFFRYPDSYYLYKPQKFKKMAVKIEFPELPKRGRTESIKAYFSMCEEIRSAIMKDEELCKMSQQRLGDKHYPDNAFHILTDDIIYFGSRYEPENSEWWPGETSYHPDITTEQWLDLLHNKKVFTNDSLTIMKRLLDNGGQATCTELSQKYGESKGFYNIGSSSLAKRVHKETNCPLLTKDDDSNSKWWPVLYVGKNATKNEVGSYIWRLRPELKEALEKTDLSQIPLYTQKETEDSTRQYWWLNANPKTWSFSSLRIGEEQNFTLYNITGNKRKIFQNFLDANADDYVIGYESTPVKQVVALGRIVQENDGEHLPVEKLESLSEPIDYSTLKGIKELEGMEYFQNPNGTLFKLTKEEYDVIMDIIREQNPLPQAKEELPAYTKEDFLDQVYLDEIHYDTLMSLLKHKKNIILQGAPGVGKTYTAKRLAYALIGTEDEERIEFIQFHQNYSYEDFIMGYKPHGDGFDLRYGVFYQFCKKAESNPDDKYVFIIDEINRGNLSKIFGELLMLIEKEYRGTKVTMAYNGLPFSVPANLYIIGMMNTADRSLAMIDYALRRRFSFFDMAPAFDSEGFKKYQTGLDNEMLDEVIAEIKMLNQDIASDPSLGAGFCIGHSYFSGQTNCTEEWLSEVIEYDILPMLREYWFDEVEKVRKWESRLRGVLHD, translated from the coding sequence ATGAATAGTGAATCTTTGGAACAAATCATAAGTGATTATAAGAAGGATTTCAGCAGAATCTCTTCTGAGGAAGTATATAAGTGGGAAGCCATCCAGTGGTTCCAGGAACGCTGGGATATCAACGCTGAAAACTTTACAGAAATGCTAACAAATTCATTTGCGAAGGCAGACAACTTGTTGACCGCACGCAACTATTTTCCGAAAGGCATGCTGATTGAATTCTCTAATAAGGATTCGGAAGCGGTTCGGGCAATGTTCCTAGACTTATTTGATGAAAGCAAGGAAGTTGTGGAACGGGTTGATACCTTCATAAGAACATCACAGAATTTATTAGAGAAGTACGGAGAGGAATCGTGGAAGCAGCATTACCAAACGGCCAATTCAATCAGTACATATTTATTCTTCCGCTATCCGGATAGCTATTATTTATATAAACCGCAGAAGTTTAAGAAAATGGCGGTTAAGATTGAGTTCCCTGAGTTGCCGAAAAGAGGGAGAACGGAAAGTATTAAGGCTTATTTCTCCATGTGTGAGGAAATCCGTTCTGCCATTATGAAGGATGAGGAATTATGCAAGATGAGTCAGCAACGACTGGGTGACAAGCATTATCCCGATAACGCCTTTCATATTTTGACGGATGATATTATCTATTTCGGCAGCCGGTATGAGCCGGAAAATAGTGAATGGTGGCCGGGAGAAACATCCTATCATCCGGATATAACGACGGAGCAATGGCTGGATCTACTGCATAATAAAAAGGTGTTCACCAATGATTCTCTGACAATCATGAAACGTCTCCTCGATAATGGAGGGCAGGCTACGTGCACGGAGCTTAGCCAAAAATATGGGGAAAGCAAAGGCTTTTACAATATCGGCTCTTCTTCGCTTGCTAAGCGCGTTCATAAGGAAACAAATTGTCCTCTATTGACCAAGGACGATGATAGCAATTCGAAATGGTGGCCCGTTCTTTATGTCGGTAAAAATGCTACAAAGAATGAAGTAGGAAGCTATATTTGGAGATTAAGACCAGAGCTGAAGGAAGCCCTGGAGAAAACTGATTTATCCCAAATTCCCTTATATACGCAGAAAGAGACCGAAGATTCCACGAGACAGTATTGGTGGCTAAATGCCAACCCGAAAACCTGGAGCTTCAGCAGCCTCCGCATTGGAGAGGAGCAGAATTTCACGCTATATAACATCACCGGAAACAAGCGCAAAATCTTCCAGAACTTCTTGGATGCAAACGCAGATGATTATGTCATTGGGTATGAGTCCACACCTGTCAAACAAGTCGTTGCACTGGGCAGAATTGTGCAAGAAAATGACGGAGAGCATTTGCCAGTCGAGAAGCTAGAAAGCTTGTCTGAACCAATTGATTACAGCACGTTAAAAGGTATAAAAGAACTTGAAGGGATGGAGTATTTCCAGAACCCAAATGGTACCTTATTTAAACTGACAAAAGAAGAATACGACGTAATCATGGATATCATCAGAGAGCAAAATCCTCTCCCGCAAGCGAAAGAGGAATTGCCAGCTTACACGAAAGAGGACTTCTTGGATCAAGTGTATCTGGATGAGATTCATTATGATACGCTCATGTCCTTGCTCAAGCATAAGAAGAATATCATTCTGCAAGGCGCCCCTGGTGTAGGGAAAACGTATACGGCAAAACGCTTGGCCTATGCTTTGATTGGAACGGAGGATGAAGAACGAATAGAGTTCATCCAATTCCATCAAAACTATTCCTATGAAGATTTCATCATGGGCTATAAGCCGCATGGAGACGGGTTTGATCTGCGTTACGGTGTGTTCTATCAATTCTGCAAAAAGGCGGAAAGCAACCCAGATGATAAATATGTCTTCATCATCGATGAAATCAACCGTGGGAACCTGAGCAAGATATTCGGAGAACTGTTGATGCTGATTGAGAAGGAGTATCGGGGCACAAAAGTGACAATGGCCTATAATGGGTTGCCGTTCTCAGTACCAGCTAATCTGTATATCATTGGGATGATGAACACTGCAGACAGAAGCTTGGCCATGATTGACTATGCCTTGCGCCGTCGCTTCAGTTTCTTTGATATGGCACCTGCTTTTGACAGTGAAGGATTCAAGAAGTATCAGACCGGCTTGGATAATGAAATGCTAGATGAAGTGATTGCCGAAATTAAAATGCTTAACCAAGATATCGCAAGCGACCCTTCGCTCGGAGCGGGCTTCTGTATTGGTCATAGTTATTTCAGCGGGCAAACAAACTGTACGGAAGAATGGCTATCAGAGGTGATTGAATACGATATTCTCCCAATGCTTAGGGAATATTGGTTTGATGAGGTTGAGAAGGTGAGAAAATGGGAAAGCCGTTTGCGTGGCGTTTTACATGATTAA
- a CDS encoding helix-turn-helix domain-containing protein yields MNDFGNYLRKLRGKRTLREMEQLTGLSHSYLHTLEKGIDPRSKKERKPTPEVLQKLASTLSIDYYELLEKAGYVNKNDFFIQETSEGVKLYTGNELANRDAPYPTLSENSLHAREISQETESYLDDLSIFLNKDVITYYGHRLTKEERDKISEMLERMFPQYVKN; encoded by the coding sequence ATGAACGATTTCGGAAATTATCTAAGAAAACTACGTGGGAAACGTACCTTACGAGAAATGGAGCAGTTAACCGGACTAAGTCACTCTTATTTACACACATTAGAAAAAGGCATTGATCCTCGCTCAAAAAAAGAAAGAAAACCAACGCCTGAAGTTTTACAAAAATTAGCTTCAACGCTATCCATAGATTATTATGAATTACTAGAAAAGGCTGGATATGTTAATAAAAATGATTTTTTCATTCAAGAAACTTCGGAGGGTGTCAAACTTTACACTGGAAATGAGCTAGCCAATAGAGATGCGCCCTATCCTACTCTTTCTGAGAATTCATTACATGCCAGGGAAATCTCACAAGAGACGGAATCATACTTGGATGACCTATCAATATTCCTTAATAAAGATGTTATAACATACTACGGTCATCGGCTTACTAAAGAGGAACGAGATAAAATCTCAGAAATGCTAGAAAGGATGTTCCCTCAGTATGTAAAAAATTAA
- a CDS encoding site-specific integrase, whose product MAFIHKRGNKWAYIVNIANDPATGKRRQITKSGFKTKKEAQLAANKLEESIQNGQVIKESNITFETFANEWLSYYATQTKVSSVRARKIAMKHLISAWGHLPIRKVTKHMYQARINELNKKYSRNYIDSIHTTGNMIFKHAIRLDLIQHNPTDSFVMPKKHLTVKEIEDETLQEKFLELDELKTFLSLTRKHGLDLDLLTFATLAYTGVRLGELLALKWSDLDFKKKTLRITKTYYNPNNKQNGYEILTPKTQKSIRTIMIDDMLISLFKDLKHEQKKLIMKQRPIYKNHDFIFAENHGHPRVMKKVMLRLQRLLKYMDTDKHITPHSFRHTHTSLLIEAGAGVKEIQERLGHADINTTMNIYAHMTKNIEEKTSRKFSELTKGLL is encoded by the coding sequence ATGGCTTTTATCCATAAACGCGGAAACAAGTGGGCATATATTGTGAATATCGCAAACGATCCAGCAACCGGAAAACGGCGCCAAATAACGAAGTCCGGATTCAAAACGAAGAAGGAAGCTCAACTAGCTGCAAACAAACTAGAGGAGAGCATACAGAACGGACAAGTAATCAAAGAATCGAACATTACCTTTGAAACATTTGCTAACGAGTGGCTATCCTATTATGCTACTCAAACAAAAGTTAGCAGTGTAAGGGCTCGAAAGATAGCGATGAAGCATCTTATATCTGCTTGGGGACATCTCCCCATTCGGAAGGTTACGAAACACATGTATCAGGCTCGAATCAACGAGTTGAACAAAAAATACAGTCGTAACTACATTGACAGTATTCATACAACGGGAAATATGATATTCAAGCATGCTATACGGCTTGATTTAATCCAACATAACCCTACAGATAGTTTTGTCATGCCGAAAAAACATTTAACGGTAAAGGAAATAGAGGATGAGACACTTCAGGAGAAATTTTTGGAGCTTGATGAGCTTAAAACCTTTCTAAGTCTTACAAGAAAACATGGCTTGGATTTAGATTTGCTCACTTTCGCTACATTGGCATATACAGGGGTTCGTTTAGGAGAGCTTTTAGCACTAAAGTGGAGTGATTTAGACTTCAAGAAAAAGACATTACGGATAACGAAGACCTACTATAACCCCAATAATAAACAAAATGGTTATGAAATTCTTACTCCTAAAACCCAAAAGTCTATTCGGACTATTATGATTGACGATATGCTTATATCCTTATTTAAAGATCTTAAGCATGAACAAAAAAAGTTGATAATGAAACAACGTCCAATATATAAAAACCATGATTTTATCTTTGCAGAAAATCATGGTCATCCAAGAGTTATGAAGAAGGTTATGCTAAGACTACAGCGATTATTGAAATACATGGACACTGATAAGCACATAACACCTCATAGCTTTAGGCATACACACACATCTCTTCTCATCGAAGCTGGTGCAGGAGTTAAAGAGATCCAGGAAAGATTGGGACATGCTGACATAAATACAACCATGAACATCTACGCACACATGACAAAAAATATAGAAGAAAAGACCTCCCGAAAGTTCAGTGAACTTACGAAAGGTCTCCTCTGA